One window of Candidatus Eisenbacteria bacterium genomic DNA carries:
- a CDS encoding DUF1761 domain-containing protein — MTPVSMNYLAVLVGAIASVAIGAIWYQPALFGNAWMRAIGKSKEEIEKSFGPSKILWAFICGFFISYTMARLLCWTGMNTLGGGVLIGLLAGVGLIGATLLVDDLFEGRPRPLFYIYWLHHLVELVVIGAILGAWM, encoded by the coding sequence ATGACGCCGGTTTCGATGAACTATCTCGCGGTTCTCGTCGGCGCGATCGCGAGCGTCGCGATCGGCGCGATCTGGTACCAACCCGCCCTCTTCGGGAACGCGTGGATGCGCGCGATCGGCAAGTCGAAGGAGGAGATCGAGAAGAGCTTCGGCCCATCGAAGATCCTCTGGGCGTTCATCTGCGGGTTCTTCATCAGCTACACGATGGCGAGGCTTCTCTGCTGGACCGGGATGAACACGCTCGGCGGCGGCGTCCTCATCGGTCTTCTCGCGGGGGTCGGGCTCATTGGCGCGACCCTGCTCGTCGATGACCTGTTCGAGGGGCGCCCGCGCCCGCTCTTCTACATCTATTGGCTGCATCACTTGGTCGAGCTCGTCGTGATCGGCGCGATCCTGGGGGCGTGGATGTAG